A genomic segment from Paenibacillus sp. FSL K6-1096 encodes:
- a CDS encoding YheC/YheD family protein, protein MTAKQVQSGVSKWYKTQLLLKNEGIKTFIPDTRRFNRRNLEQMIHGYGMIYIKPERGTYGNGVIRAERVNRQGYMYQYEETVRRFDTFDAFHHSLAKRTGKRSYLLQKGIHLLKHNGRRFDIRVMVQLSPKGVWEATGIIGRLGHPRKIVTNYHSGGKPTAVEHLLSTHLSAQQLVQLKGEMNRLGVRIASQLRKTYPHHRQFGVDVGLDRALKPWIIEVNMNPDPYIFNQLKDKSMYRRVMRYRGLGVKRKSK, encoded by the coding sequence GTGACAGCCAAACAGGTTCAATCAGGAGTGAGCAAATGGTATAAGACACAACTGCTGCTTAAGAACGAGGGAATCAAGACCTTCATCCCCGATACCCGGAGATTCAACAGGCGCAATCTGGAGCAGATGATCCACGGTTATGGGATGATCTATATCAAGCCGGAACGGGGAACCTATGGCAATGGCGTGATCCGCGCTGAGCGGGTGAACCGGCAGGGGTACATGTACCAGTATGAGGAGACCGTCCGCCGTTTCGATACGTTCGATGCCTTTCACCACAGTCTGGCGAAGAGAACTGGCAAAAGGAGCTATCTGCTGCAAAAAGGCATCCACTTGCTGAAGCATAACGGGCGGCGTTTCGATATCCGGGTGATGGTGCAGCTCAGTCCCAAAGGGGTATGGGAAGCTACCGGGATTATCGGCCGGCTGGGGCATCCGCGCAAAATTGTGACCAATTACCACAGCGGCGGTAAACCGACTGCAGTGGAGCATTTGCTCTCCACCCATCTGTCTGCGCAGCAGCTTGTGCAGCTTAAGGGGGAAATGAACCGGCTGGGTGTCCGTATAGCCTCGCAGCTGCGGAAGACCTATCCGCACCACCGGCAATTCGGAGTCGATGTCGGCCTTGACCGCGCTCTGAAGCCATGGATTATTGAAGTGAACATGAACCCGGACCCTTATATTTTCAATCAGCTCAAGGATAAGTCGATGTACCGCAGAGTCATGAGATACCGGGGGCTGGGTGTGAAGCGGAAAAGCAAATAG
- a CDS encoding ABC transporter substrate-binding protein — MPSLKKTLLWPLTLLLFAIVLASCGQPAGTDSAAAPASAGNASAEPTASAAAGPAATEAAATTRMYTDYKKREVEIPADPQKIVYVGSNPGDLLALGIKPAGASLSVIGTQVAYPDLLEGIEDIGYPFSAEKILALSPDLIIFDDWDETGIEALSKIAPTVVVGLDGTFPTEERVRQLADLFGRSDAADQWFKDYQAKVDSVKKQLNLKDGETATSLLVLGQDLYIMGNKGLNETLYGRLGFKPADGVQKVIDADERFVTISDEVLPQYIGTHLFLLTDNSSETAARQAALMDTGLWKSIPAVKEGRVYTIDSKYNFDDPITLDRLLDEIAGIFKDKQ; from the coding sequence ATGCCAAGCCTCAAAAAGACTCTACTCTGGCCGCTCACCCTGCTTCTCTTCGCAATTGTCCTGGCCTCGTGCGGCCAACCGGCCGGCACGGATTCCGCCGCTGCCCCGGCATCGGCTGGCAACGCTTCTGCGGAACCAACCGCATCCGCTGCTGCGGGTCCAGCAGCTACAGAGGCCGCCGCTACAACACGGATGTACACGGATTACAAGAAACGGGAGGTTGAAATTCCGGCCGATCCTCAGAAGATTGTCTATGTCGGCAGCAATCCGGGTGACCTGCTGGCGCTGGGGATTAAGCCTGCGGGAGCTTCGTTAAGCGTCATTGGCACACAGGTGGCCTACCCTGATCTGCTCGAAGGGATTGAGGACATCGGCTATCCGTTCTCCGCCGAGAAGATTCTGGCCTTGTCCCCGGACCTGATTATCTTCGACGACTGGGACGAGACCGGAATTGAAGCGTTAAGTAAGATTGCACCGACCGTGGTGGTAGGACTGGACGGCACCTTCCCGACGGAGGAGCGTGTCCGGCAGCTCGCTGACTTGTTCGGCCGTTCAGATGCTGCGGACCAGTGGTTCAAGGATTACCAGGCGAAGGTTGACTCCGTGAAGAAGCAGCTTAACCTGAAGGACGGAGAGACTGCCACCTCCCTGCTTGTCCTGGGCCAGGATCTGTATATCATGGGCAACAAAGGATTGAACGAAACGCTGTACGGACGGCTCGGCTTCAAGCCGGCGGATGGCGTGCAGAAGGTGATTGATGCCGATGAACGGTTCGTAACTATATCCGACGAGGTATTGCCGCAGTATATCGGCACCCACCTGTTCCTCCTGACGGACAACAGCAGCGAAACCGCCGCGAGACAGGCTGCCCTGATGGACACCGGCTTGTGGAAGTCGATTCCCGCCGTCAAGGAGGGCCGCGTATACACCATCGACAGTAAATATAACTTCGATGATCCGATTACGCTGGACAGGCTGCTGGATGAGATCGCGGGTATTTTCAAAGATAAACAGTAG
- a CDS encoding LacI family DNA-binding transcriptional regulator, giving the protein MGKITIKDVAREAGVSISTVSNALNDVDVLSPETKSHVLKVAQRLNYVPNLNGKLLKSGTTKMLGFFTTSVSGPYFYKLVESMARQCDRLGYGLNVFVTKDKQVIMSNILGRRVDGVIIYEELGIDEQDIAAMRKDKIKAVFLDRVLENEGMGSIIFDSYESGYEATKYLISLGHKHIAYISGVDTMFDSVQRREGYLAALREYQLPVDDDYILQGYFEEDSTYNAVKSFIRQHPAKLPDAFLAGNDISAMGCIQALKACGYEVPQDVSVMGFDDIDIAPYYSPPLTTVRNQIARQGMLAIDHLVRLIQEKEQGAVQKLQGELIVRGSSHVKLDRSGRK; this is encoded by the coding sequence ATGGGGAAGATAACGATCAAAGATGTGGCCAGAGAGGCCGGAGTATCCATCTCCACTGTCTCTAATGCCTTGAATGATGTGGATGTGTTGAGCCCGGAGACGAAATCCCATGTGCTGAAGGTGGCGCAGCGGCTGAATTATGTCCCGAACCTGAACGGCAAGCTGCTGAAGTCCGGTACGACCAAGATGCTGGGGTTCTTCACCACCAGTGTATCAGGCCCTTACTTCTACAAGCTGGTAGAGTCGATGGCCCGGCAATGCGACCGTCTTGGATACGGGCTGAACGTCTTCGTCACCAAGGACAAACAGGTGATTATGAGCAATATTCTCGGCCGGCGTGTGGACGGCGTCATTATCTATGAAGAGCTGGGCATCGACGAACAGGACATTGCGGCTATGCGGAAGGATAAGATCAAGGCGGTTTTTCTGGACCGGGTGCTGGAGAATGAGGGGATGGGGAGCATTATTTTTGATTCCTATGAATCCGGTTATGAGGCGACAAAATATCTGATCAGCCTAGGGCATAAGCACATTGCCTATATCTCCGGGGTGGATACGATGTTCGACAGCGTGCAGCGGCGGGAGGGGTATCTGGCGGCGCTCCGCGAGTATCAGCTTCCGGTGGATGATGATTATATCCTGCAGGGGTACTTCGAGGAAGACAGCACCTACAATGCAGTGAAATCCTTCATCCGCCAGCATCCCGCGAAGCTGCCCGATGCCTTCCTGGCCGGCAATGACATCAGTGCGATGGGCTGTATCCAGGCGCTCAAGGCTTGCGGCTATGAGGTTCCGCAGGACGTCAGCGTCATGGGCTTCGATGATATTGATATCGCCCCTTACTATTCACCGCCGCTCACCACGGTACGGAACCAGATTGCCCGGCAGGGCATGCTGGCGATTGACCATCTGGTCCGCCTGATTCAGGAGAAGGAGCAGGGCGCTGTGCAGAAGCTCCAGGGAGAGCTGATCGTCAGAGGCTCAAGCCATGTGAAGCTGGACCGCAGCGGGCGCAAGTAG
- a CDS encoding glycoside hydrolase family 30 beta sandwich domain-containing protein: protein MPDIIVYRSSGENSLFVEQPAGSLPQLPADGATVTIDIDPGRTYQEMDGFGASFTDSAAYLIHQVLGEERRTEVMRKLFDPQEGIGLSFLRNPMGASDYARTVYSYNDLSEGGSDPELSGFSIAHDEADIIPLVQQAVQLNPELKLMASPWSAPGWMKTSGSMIAGRLKPEYYGVYAEYFVRFIQAYAAHGLPIYAVTVQNEPLYEPQHYPSMLMLPEEQREFITGYLKPVFRQHGLAAKIFCYDHNWDRPDYPLSVLEGAAADVDGVAWHWYGGAAAAQSEVLAVYPNHEVHFTEGSGGEWIPPFEQAFSNVMRTGIEILRNHSRSFVLWNLALDEQNGPTVPGFGESTCRGVVTVNQQTRELTYTLDYYALAHFSKVIRPQAVRLASDASREHLRSVAFRNRDGSVAAVLFNDSDAEETVSVRLAGEELLTLTIAAKGAVSVKAGGKLE, encoded by the coding sequence ATGCCGGACATTATCGTATACCGGTCCAGCGGGGAGAACAGCCTGTTCGTGGAACAGCCTGCTGGGTCGCTGCCGCAGCTCCCTGCGGATGGAGCTACGGTCACCATAGACATTGATCCGGGCCGGACGTATCAGGAAATGGATGGCTTCGGGGCCTCCTTCACCGATTCGGCCGCCTACCTGATCCATCAGGTGCTTGGCGAAGAGCGGCGGACGGAGGTGATGCGGAAGCTGTTCGATCCGCAGGAGGGCATCGGCCTGTCCTTCCTGCGCAATCCGATGGGGGCATCGGACTATGCCAGAACGGTCTACAGCTATAACGATCTGTCTGAAGGCGGGAGTGATCCGGAGTTGTCCGGCTTCTCCATCGCCCACGATGAAGCGGATATTATTCCGCTGGTGCAGCAGGCTGTGCAGCTTAACCCTGAGCTGAAGCTGATGGCTTCGCCCTGGAGCGCACCCGGCTGGATGAAGACCAGCGGCTCGATGATCGCCGGGCGGCTGAAGCCGGAATATTACGGGGTGTACGCAGAGTACTTCGTCCGTTTCATTCAGGCCTATGCCGCGCACGGCTTGCCGATTTATGCGGTCACCGTGCAGAATGAGCCGCTCTATGAGCCGCAGCATTACCCCAGTATGCTCATGCTGCCGGAGGAGCAGCGGGAGTTCATTACGGGGTATCTGAAGCCTGTCTTCAGACAGCACGGTCTGGCCGCCAAAATCTTCTGCTACGACCACAACTGGGACCGGCCGGATTACCCGCTGTCGGTGCTGGAGGGAGCCGCAGCAGACGTGGATGGCGTGGCCTGGCACTGGTACGGCGGTGCGGCTGCTGCACAGTCGGAGGTGCTGGCGGTGTACCCCAATCATGAGGTGCATTTCACCGAAGGCTCCGGCGGGGAATGGATTCCCCCGTTCGAGCAGGCCTTCTCCAATGTGATGCGCACCGGGATTGAAATTCTGCGCAATCACAGCAGGTCGTTCGTGCTATGGAATCTGGCGCTGGATGAGCAGAACGGACCCACCGTCCCGGGCTTCGGCGAGAGCACCTGCCGCGGGGTGGTGACGGTCAACCAGCAGACCCGGGAGCTGACGTATACCCTGGACTACTACGCGCTAGCGCATTTCAGCAAGGTGATCCGCCCGCAGGCGGTGCGCCTGGCCTCTGACGCCAGCCGGGAGCATCTGCGCTCCGTGGCCTTCCGCAACAGGGACGGCTCGGTTGCCGCCGTGCTGTTCAACGACAGCGACGCCGAAGAAACCGTGTCGGTGCGACTGGCGGGGGAAGAGCTGCTGACCCTAACCATCGCTGCGAAGGGTGCGGTATCGGTGAAGGCGGGCGGCAAGCTGGAGTAG
- a CDS encoding sugar ABC transporter substrate-binding protein encodes MTGNKVPGHKAVKLMLLLLAAMLVVAGCGSGGGSKQASEVSIEDRYTPDPETPAWQLDKKSETTELTWYVNADWWNTDFGKDVVTKKIKEDLNVNIKFITGDDTKLNTFFAGGDMPDLLTIFDSNSPVVQKAATWAQPLNKLAEQYDPYFTKVAAADTLNWFQSQDGNTYGYPNYSNTQADYDSGNIPAKTAFVIRKDVYEALGSPDFATPEAFRKTMSEIKSKFPDMIPFGFNAVGEGTGSLGDVLQDFLGVPLETEDGKFYNRNLDEDYLTWLRTLNAVYRDGAISDDSFADDGTGFEEKVKSGKYATMLLDGTPQQGGNLQIFMSANPGKEYMAVDGPHSTVGHQPTLNQSGITGWMISYITKDCKDPAKAIQIFTYLLSEEGQKLMNYGIEGETYKTNADGTVELLPEVKDLQLNNADKFKKDYRMGEFMFFGHDRHKALSKDAFPEAIKQMQEWGKGKLKPHFILENTNPDQGTPEARGLTAINTNWNTTLVSMIRAKDDATFDSVLAEHKAFLDKNNWDKIAEVRSEKMKANKAKLGIQ; translated from the coding sequence ATGACAGGAAACAAGGTTCCGGGACACAAGGCGGTTAAGCTCATGCTGCTTCTGCTCGCGGCGATGCTGGTTGTGGCAGGCTGCGGCTCGGGAGGCGGCTCCAAGCAGGCCAGTGAGGTGTCAATTGAGGACCGGTATACGCCGGACCCGGAGACTCCGGCCTGGCAGCTCGATAAGAAAAGCGAGACCACGGAATTAACCTGGTATGTTAACGCGGACTGGTGGAATACGGATTTTGGCAAGGATGTGGTGACCAAGAAGATTAAGGAGGATCTGAACGTCAACATCAAGTTCATTACCGGGGATGATACGAAGCTGAACACCTTCTTCGCGGGCGGCGATATGCCGGATCTCCTGACGATCTTCGACTCCAACTCTCCGGTTGTGCAGAAGGCGGCGACCTGGGCGCAGCCCCTGAACAAGCTGGCTGAGCAATACGATCCGTATTTCACCAAGGTGGCGGCAGCCGATACGCTGAACTGGTTCCAGTCGCAGGACGGCAATACGTACGGCTATCCTAACTACTCCAATACGCAGGCGGATTATGACAGCGGGAATATTCCGGCGAAGACGGCTTTTGTCATCCGCAAGGATGTGTATGAGGCTCTGGGCAGCCCTGACTTCGCGACCCCGGAAGCGTTCCGCAAGACGATGAGCGAAATTAAGAGCAAGTTCCCGGATATGATTCCCTTTGGGTTCAACGCTGTCGGCGAAGGCACCGGCTCGCTGGGCGATGTGCTCCAGGACTTCCTGGGCGTACCGCTGGAGACGGAGGACGGCAAATTCTACAACCGCAATCTGGATGAGGATTATCTGACCTGGCTGCGGACGCTGAACGCCGTGTACCGGGACGGGGCGATCAGTGATGACAGCTTCGCGGATGACGGTACCGGCTTCGAGGAAAAGGTAAAGTCCGGCAAATACGCGACGATGCTGCTCGACGGTACGCCTCAGCAGGGCGGCAATCTGCAGATTTTCATGAGCGCCAATCCCGGTAAAGAGTATATGGCGGTTGACGGGCCGCACAGCACTGTAGGGCATCAGCCGACCCTGAACCAGTCCGGCATTACCGGCTGGATGATCAGCTATATCACCAAGGATTGCAAGGACCCGGCCAAGGCGATTCAGATTTTCACGTATCTGCTGAGCGAGGAAGGGCAGAAGCTGATGAACTACGGGATTGAAGGCGAGACCTACAAGACCAATGCAGACGGTACGGTGGAGCTGCTGCCGGAGGTGAAGGACCTGCAACTCAACAATGCGGATAAGTTCAAGAAGGACTACCGGATGGGCGAATTCATGTTCTTCGGACATGACCGCCACAAAGCGCTGAGCAAGGATGCCTTCCCGGAAGCGATCAAGCAGATGCAGGAATGGGGCAAGGGCAAGCTGAAGCCGCATTTCATTCTGGAGAATACCAACCCGGATCAGGGAACACCGGAAGCGCGCGGCCTCACCGCGATTAATACGAACTGGAACACGACGCTGGTCAGCATGATCCGGGCCAAGGACGATGCAACCTTTGACAGCGTTCTGGCGGAGCATAAGGCCTTCCTGGATAAGAATAACTGGGATAAGATCGCAGAAGTCCGCAGTGAGAAGATGAAGGCCAACAAGGCCAAGCTGGGCATTCAATAA
- a CDS encoding ABC transporter permease subunit codes for MGQRFKEFVTDYKRQWEIQSMVLPGVIFMIIFCYIPIYGLTIAFKNYTVIDTLSSAPWVGLDNFRIIMSDEYFWDAVINTLGISFLKLGIGFIIPIILAIMIYELNMGRFKKFVQTISYLPHFLSWIVLGGMLITWFSTSGLFNELLLSLGLISKPANILLDAGKYWWIATLSDIWKEAGWGTILYLAIMAKIDPTYYEAARIDGASRIRQIWNITLPNMKAIISLNLILTVSGLLGSNLDQTLVLMNSQNREKAEVINSYVYRMGMTQGDFSYATAVGLGVSIVSVILLVAANSVTRKLNDNQSVL; via the coding sequence ATGGGGCAGCGCTTCAAAGAATTTGTAACCGATTACAAAAGACAGTGGGAGATTCAGTCGATGGTGCTGCCGGGCGTTATTTTCATGATTATCTTCTGCTACATACCCATCTACGGGCTGACTATCGCCTTCAAGAACTACACGGTCATCGACACGCTGTCCTCCGCGCCCTGGGTGGGTCTCGACAACTTCCGGATTATTATGTCTGACGAATACTTCTGGGATGCGGTCATCAATACGCTGGGAATCAGCTTCCTGAAGCTGGGCATCGGATTCATCATTCCGATTATTCTGGCCATTATGATCTACGAGCTGAACATGGGCCGCTTCAAAAAATTCGTCCAGACCATCTCCTATCTGCCGCATTTCCTGTCGTGGATCGTCCTGGGCGGGATGCTGATCACCTGGTTCTCCACCTCCGGCCTGTTCAATGAGCTGCTGCTCAGTCTGGGGCTGATCTCGAAGCCGGCCAACATCCTGCTGGATGCAGGCAAGTACTGGTGGATTGCCACGCTGTCGGATATCTGGAAGGAAGCCGGCTGGGGCACGATTCTGTATCTGGCCATTATGGCCAAAATCGACCCGACCTATTATGAGGCTGCCCGGATTGATGGAGCCAGCCGGATTCGGCAGATCTGGAACATTACCCTTCCGAATATGAAGGCGATTATCAGCCTGAATCTGATTTTGACGGTAAGCGGCCTGCTTGGCTCGAACCTGGACCAGACGCTGGTGCTGATGAACTCGCAGAACCGCGAGAAAGCGGAGGTCATCAACTCCTATGTCTACCGCATGGGGATGACGCAGGGGGATTTCTCCTATGCCACCGCCGTCGGGCTGGGCGTCTCGATCGTATCGGTGATCCTGCTGGTTGCCGCCAACTCCGTCACCCGTAAATTAAATGACAATCAATCGGTGTTATAA
- a CDS encoding carbohydrate ABC transporter permease, with amino-acid sequence MVAGDLDGRIFDAVNKVLLGVFMVIILVPLWNVIISSSSSGRALAEGGFIFWPKEFSLENYRAVFNDSSIGQSFLVSVAKTFIGVITHVFFCAMIGYGLSKQYIRGRKLYVAMGVITMFFSGGMIPTYLLIKSLGLLNTFWVYIIPALFSYYDVVILMNFFRNVPDSLEESAKIDGAGDWHIFLKIFIPLSMPAMATIALFNGVGQWNDFMTTKLYVTNQALYPLQMKLYEIIVQSQTQSMQNIGGSVVIETTTKGVQLATIVITTLPIVAMYPLLQRYFISGMMVGAVKE; translated from the coding sequence ATGGTTGCAGGAGACCTCGACGGCCGGATCTTCGATGCGGTCAATAAGGTGCTCCTCGGTGTGTTCATGGTCATTATTCTCGTTCCGTTATGGAACGTGATTATCTCTTCATCTAGTTCGGGCCGGGCGCTGGCCGAGGGCGGATTCATTTTCTGGCCCAAGGAATTCTCGCTGGAGAATTACCGTGCTGTGTTCAATGACAGCAGCATCGGGCAGTCCTTTCTCGTCTCGGTGGCCAAAACCTTTATCGGCGTCATCACCCATGTCTTCTTCTGCGCGATGATCGGCTACGGGCTCAGCAAACAGTATATCCGCGGCCGCAAGCTGTATGTGGCGATGGGTGTGATTACGATGTTTTTCTCCGGGGGGATGATTCCGACTTATCTGCTCATCAAATCGCTTGGACTCTTGAACACCTTCTGGGTGTACATTATTCCGGCCTTATTCAGCTATTACGATGTGGTGATTCTGATGAACTTCTTCCGCAATGTACCGGATTCGCTGGAGGAATCGGCCAAGATTGACGGGGCGGGGGACTGGCATATTTTTCTCAAAATCTTCATTCCGCTCTCCATGCCCGCCATGGCCACCATCGCTCTGTTCAACGGGGTGGGGCAATGGAACGACTTCATGACCACGAAGCTGTATGTGACGAATCAGGCGCTCTACCCGCTTCAGATGAAGCTGTATGAGATTATCGTGCAGTCGCAGACCCAGTCGATGCAGAACATCGGAGGCTCTGTCGTGATTGAGACCACCACCAAAGGGGTGCAGCTCGCGACCATTGTCATTACCACCCTGCCGATTGTCGCCATGTACCCGTTGCTTCAGCGGTACTTCATCTCCGGCATGATGGTGGGCGCGGTCAAGGAATAA
- a CDS encoding sugar phosphate nucleotidyltransferase — MHTILLCGGSGQRLWPLSGSIRSKMFLPLLPAPGGGTESMIGRVCRQLGQAGLDESLLLVAHQEQIALTRRYTGGKYPVTGEPCKRGTFTAAALGALHLLAAGKAQPEDIICIAPADMFADDDFFGHFHQFEAILATSQAELLLLGTRPAYPSEQYGYIVPAQADAGAYAPVLTFAEKPDTATALELMREQALWNCGVFALRLGFLLEHLERLGLPSELAALTAQYPDLPVRSFDNEVAERSTRAVVVRHEGEWSDLGSWDTLADRLPSQVIGEGGLWGECGNSQLINELEVPLHVIGVPGIVAIAGPDGILIASRKEANLIKEILAENKQRRQDCP, encoded by the coding sequence ATGCATACTATTCTGCTGTGCGGCGGCTCCGGCCAGCGGCTGTGGCCTCTGTCCGGCAGCATCCGCTCCAAAATGTTCCTGCCACTGCTCCCTGCACCGGGCGGCGGCACAGAATCGATGATCGGGCGGGTATGCCGGCAGCTCGGTCAGGCCGGACTGGATGAATCCCTGTTGCTGGTGGCCCATCAGGAGCAGATTGCCCTCACCCGTCGGTATACCGGAGGCAAATATCCGGTGACCGGGGAGCCGTGCAAGCGCGGCACCTTCACCGCTGCCGCGTTAGGCGCCCTGCACCTGCTTGCAGCCGGCAAGGCACAGCCGGAGGACATCATCTGCATCGCTCCGGCGGACATGTTCGCGGATGATGATTTCTTCGGTCATTTTCATCAATTTGAAGCGATCCTGGCCACCTCACAAGCGGAGCTTCTTCTGCTGGGAACGAGACCTGCCTATCCCTCGGAGCAATATGGCTATATCGTCCCGGCACAGGCAGACGCTGGCGCATATGCACCGGTATTAACTTTTGCCGAGAAGCCGGATACGGCTACAGCACTGGAGCTGATGCGTGAGCAGGCCTTATGGAATTGCGGGGTATTCGCCTTGCGGCTGGGCTTCCTGCTGGAGCATCTGGAGCGGCTGGGGCTGCCCTCCGAATTGGCAGCGTTGACCGCCCAGTACCCGGATCTCCCGGTCCGCAGCTTCGACAATGAAGTGGCGGAGCGCAGCACCAGAGCTGTTGTCGTCAGGCATGAAGGAGAATGGTCTGATCTGGGGAGCTGGGATACGCTGGCGGACCGGCTGCCCTCACAGGTTATTGGCGAAGGGGGACTATGGGGAGAATGCGGAAACAGTCAGCTAATCAACGAGCTGGAGGTGCCGCTGCATGTGATTGGGGTCCCCGGTATAGTTGCCATAGCCGGCCCTGATGGTATCCTGATCGCCTCCAGGAAGGAAGCGAATCTGATCAAGGAGATTCTGGCGGAGAATAAACAGCGTAGGCAGGACTGCCCCTGA
- a CDS encoding Nif3-like dinuclear metal center hexameric protein: MALTFSDVLEHLNAGVQLPVNTVDKLEPEAADTEVQGIVTAFAASQYVIEQAAALGANLVITHEGVFYSHQDHRTGLEQDSVYQQKSALIKESGISIYRFHDGIHRYTPDGIVEGLLQELEWEPYIERHLPEVSILTIPELTVSEVAAHVKRKLNLSYVRAAGNLSATCSRVGVLVGFRGNGSTVIPMYEQESLDLVIAGEGFEWEVPEYIRDAGQQDRNRALLMLGHAESEAPGMKLLAARLAGQFPQVPVQYIQEKPVYQIL, from the coding sequence ATGGCACTGACTTTCAGTGATGTGCTGGAGCACTTGAACGCAGGGGTGCAGTTGCCCGTGAATACGGTAGACAAGCTGGAGCCGGAGGCTGCGGATACGGAAGTACAGGGCATCGTGACTGCCTTCGCCGCTTCGCAGTATGTCATTGAGCAGGCGGCCGCGCTTGGCGCGAATCTTGTAATCACACATGAAGGTGTGTTCTATAGCCATCAGGATCACAGGACCGGGCTGGAGCAGGATTCCGTCTATCAGCAGAAGTCTGCGCTTATCAAAGAGAGCGGGATAAGCATCTACCGCTTCCATGATGGCATACACCGTTATACGCCGGACGGGATTGTGGAGGGATTGCTCCAGGAGCTGGAGTGGGAGCCGTATATCGAGCGGCATCTCCCCGAGGTGTCGATCCTCACGATCCCTGAGCTGACCGTTTCGGAAGTGGCCGCCCATGTGAAGCGGAAGCTGAATCTCTCTTATGTCCGCGCAGCGGGAAACCTCTCGGCCACATGCTCCAGGGTGGGGGTGCTGGTGGGTTTCCGGGGGAACGGCAGTACGGTCATCCCGATGTACGAGCAGGAGTCGCTTGATCTGGTCATCGCCGGTGAAGGCTTCGAGTGGGAGGTGCCTGAATATATCCGCGATGCCGGGCAGCAGGACCGGAACCGGGCGCTGCTGATGCTCGGGCACGCTGAGAGCGAAGCGCCCGGGATGAAGCTGCTGGCCGCGCGGCTGGCCGGGCAGTTCCCGCAGGTGCCGGTACAATACATTCAAGAGAAGCCTGTGTATCAGATCCTATAA
- a CDS encoding DUF6492 family protein — MSVTSSAPPVDILIPAIAKDLATLPYVIDSLRRYVRHPISNIYIVSPENSSIRQLCSRKSCIFVNETTVLPFTKKAIRYSSSRWNRSGWLYQQLLKMNGDQVCREKFFLVIDADTVLIRPHRFRSGGKSIFYCRSWSQPEYFRTYRKLLGSPAPSPKSFVTHYMLFESAKLASLKRKIEARHGMSWHAAILRSINKKRQFGFSEFETYANYVYSTNRSSVLLKNANNKALKIPVGSLGRTQLSKYARTYRSLSFHQRKGYSIPGKP; from the coding sequence ATGTCCGTGACCTCAAGCGCTCCACCTGTCGATATTCTGATCCCGGCTATTGCTAAAGATCTCGCCACCCTCCCTTATGTCATTGATAGTCTCCGCCGTTATGTCCGGCACCCGATCAGCAATATCTATATTGTCTCGCCGGAGAACAGCAGCATCAGACAGCTGTGCTCCCGGAAAAGCTGTATCTTCGTCAATGAAACCACCGTCCTGCCGTTCACCAAAAAAGCGATCCGCTATTCCTCCTCCCGCTGGAACCGCTCCGGCTGGCTGTATCAGCAGCTGCTGAAGATGAACGGGGATCAAGTGTGCCGCGAGAAGTTTTTCCTGGTCATCGATGCGGATACGGTGCTGATCCGTCCCCATCGTTTCCGTTCCGGCGGGAAAAGCATTTTCTATTGCCGCAGCTGGAGCCAGCCGGAGTATTTCCGCACCTACCGCAAGCTGCTCGGTTCCCCGGCACCTTCGCCCAAGTCGTTCGTGACCCATTACATGCTATTCGAGTCCGCGAAGCTGGCCAGCCTCAAACGAAAAATTGAAGCCCGCCACGGAATGTCCTGGCATGCTGCCATTCTGCGCTCCATTAACAAAAAGCGGCAGTTCGGCTTCTCTGAATTTGAGACCTACGCCAACTATGTGTACAGCACAAACCGCAGCTCCGTGCTGCTCAAGAATGCCAATAATAAAGCTCTGAAGATCCCGGTTGGCTCATTGGGAAGAACGCAGCTGAGCAAGTATGCCCGAACTTACCGTTCGCTCTCCTTCCATCAGCGCAAGGGGTACTCCATTCCGGGCAAGCCCTAA